A genomic region of Eubacterium sp. 1001713B170207_170306_E7 contains the following coding sequences:
- a CDS encoding TetR/AcrR family transcriptional regulator: MAINLEAPEGKKERTKKGKQTHENILHQAKELFYTRGYNNTGMTDIAANAQVGLGTLTYYFNRKEDIVDEIINTYFMRLYDFVGENSDKAKLQYVKYCTAMILFYTGIVEDPHVMKFYYEITLRDCNKIKRLMVLKLFSRSALEYFNKTYTEEDMEAYTLAFYGAQKEIFIRYYERELPFKAKKLVKSIVYHMFRLLDVDNDTLKNSMKDGFVFLGAYRNTLPQIL; encoded by the coding sequence ATGGCGATAAATCTGGAAGCACCGGAAGGAAAAAAGGAACGGACCAAAAAGGGGAAACAGACCCATGAAAACATCCTGCACCAGGCCAAGGAGCTGTTTTATACCCGCGGCTATAACAATACCGGAATGACAGACATAGCTGCCAACGCCCAGGTGGGCCTCGGCACCCTGACCTATTACTTTAACCGAAAAGAGGACATTGTCGACGAGATCATCAACACCTATTTTATGCGGCTCTATGATTTTGTGGGCGAAAACTCAGATAAGGCAAAGCTGCAGTATGTTAAGTACTGTACGGCCATGATTCTTTTTTACACCGGCATTGTGGAAGACCCTCATGTCATGAAATTCTATTACGAAATCACACTTCGGGACTGCAATAAAATAAAGCGCCTGATGGTTTTAAAGCTGTTCAGCCGATCCGCTTTAGAGTATTTTAATAAAACCTATACCGAGGAAGACATGGAGGCCTATACACTGGCTTTTTACGGCGCCCAAAAAGAAATTTTCATCCGATACTACGAGCGAGAGCTGCCCTTCAAGGCTAAAAAGCTGGTAAAATCAATCGTGTACCACATGTTCCGGCTCCTCGATGTTGATAATGATACGTTAAAAAACAGCATGAAAGACGGCTTTGTTTTTCTCGGTGCTTATCGGAATACACTGCCCCAGATATTATAA
- a CDS encoding leucine-rich repeat domain-containing protein, which yields MSESAKRIEAFSKKDLPKTNIKRVNIPEGFERIGVNAFKNLTKLKEVRIAESVKEICGHAFEGCTMLSAVSLPSSLKLLGEAAFMECRRIQSLEIPGGVQSIKDRTFKFCRGLESITLPDRLARIGENAFYNCDKLARIELPDTIERLPFRTFYMCKSLESIRFSQNLKYIGKEAFVNCSFQQLELPESLEVIEESGFLKCKKLTALKLPKNVKTIGKWAFHGCPNLKKVEIRHDPDEVGEWIFNRNDVTVYCYEGSKIDVYCRQYDYKVHYIQPDFRCNS from the coding sequence ACGTGTCAATATTCCGGAAGGCTTTGAACGGATTGGCGTAAACGCGTTTAAAAACCTGACAAAGCTGAAGGAGGTTAGAATCGCAGAATCCGTGAAGGAGATATGCGGTCATGCCTTCGAGGGATGCACCATGCTTTCCGCCGTCAGTCTGCCCTCAAGCCTGAAGCTTTTGGGAGAGGCCGCCTTTATGGAGTGCCGCCGAATACAGTCGCTTGAAATACCCGGGGGCGTCCAGTCCATCAAGGACCGCACCTTTAAATTCTGCCGCGGCCTGGAAAGCATCACCCTGCCGGACAGGCTTGCCCGGATCGGCGAGAATGCTTTTTACAACTGTGATAAGCTGGCGCGCATCGAGCTGCCAGATACCATCGAAAGACTGCCCTTCAGAACCTTTTACATGTGCAAAAGCCTGGAATCCATCCGGTTTTCGCAAAATCTAAAATATATCGGTAAAGAAGCCTTTGTGAATTGCAGCTTTCAGCAGCTGGAGCTGCCCGAGAGCCTGGAAGTTATTGAAGAATCCGGATTTTTGAAATGCAAGAAGCTCACAGCCCTTAAGCTGCCCAAAAACGTTAAGACCATTGGAAAATGGGCGTTTCATGGCTGCCCCAACCTCAAGAAGGTTGAGATAAGGCACGATCCCGATGAAGTGGGCGAGTGGATCTTTAACCGGAACGATGTGACCGTATATTGCTACGAGGGCTCCAAAATAGACGTCTATTGCAGGCAGTACGATTATAAGGTCCACTATATCCAGCCGGATTTTCGATGTAATTCTTGA